TGGTCGGCGCATAGTCGGGATTCGGAGCGCCGCCGACACCCACGAGGCCCAGCCAGCTCAACCCGCCGATGACATGGCCGTGATCCGGACCGAAGGCGAGCGTGTACCCCCACAGCACCCATTGCACGCTGATGAGCGCCATCATCACGAAACTTTGCATGATGGTGGCCAGCCCGTTCTTGCTACGAACGAGACCGGCGTAAAACAACGCCAGCCCTGGCGCAGTCATCATCAGCACCAAGGCGGTGGAGGTCAGCATCCATGCCGTGTCGCCGCTATCGACCTTGGAAGTTTCCTCCGCCAGCACCCTTCCCGCCGCTAGCAACGAAACGGCACCAAATCCGAGAAATGGAATCAGTCCTGGGCGCAATCGGCGCATCATTACCCCCCTTGAGATGTTGTAACGCGTGTACCCTGAGACAACGCGTGCGCACACGCAAGCAGTGTCATGCTGGGTGGACAAACCCGTCCCTAGTTTGGCCAGCAACGGTGATGCCATCCACAGAGGCCTCCACCGGACTGCTGAGTTTTACGGAACGGTCGCGAAGTTGCGCAGCAGTGCTGCCCGCAAGATATGCACCGCGGGATTTTTAGGCACAGGACAGGCGCGCCGGTGAGTCAGCCCGCCCGTTTTCACACCGGCTGACCAGCTTACCTGGCGCCGCGGCTCACCGCTCGGCCTGAAACTTCGGTTCCACGCCACGGAGCAGGCGGGCGAGGTTATCTCGATGTCGGAGAATGATGGTCGCAGCAACAACCATGGCGGCACCCCAGATGGGTGGCGCGCAGCCCAACAGGGCGCTCGCGACCGGCAGGGTGGCCGCCGCCAGCATCGAAGCCAACGAGACGTAGCGGGTGGTCACGGCAGTGCCCGCAAAAATCAGCGCGGCAACAGCCGCAGCCCCGGGGGCCAGACCGAGGAACACTCCGAAGCCCGTTGCCACACCTTTACCGCCGGAAAAACGCAGAAACATGGAAAAGATGTGACCAAAGAAGGCCGCTAATGCCACCAACGCGATCAGCTGTTGCTCCATCAGCAACGCCCGCGCCACCACTACCGGAACGAGACCTTTGGCGATGTCGCCAACCAGGGTCAGGATGGCGAGGCGCCCACCGGCCGTGCGCGCCACATTGGTCGCCCCGATGTTTCCGCTCCCGCTCTGCCTGACGTCGACACCCGCATACCGCCCCAGCCAGACACCGGTCGGGAGAGATCCGCAGACGTAGGCGGCCACAATCAGAACTGCGGCGACCATTTACAGCCGAACGCGGGGTCGCCGTCCACGTGCTTGTCTGCGACCATACGCGTTGCCCAGCAGCCAACCGACGCAGAATCCGATCGCCGCAACCAAAATGCCCGTCGATACCAACATCCGCGATGCGTCTTCGGGCGGAGCCGCCGCCAACGGCGCGGTGTGCTCTCTTGGAGCTGAAGCCTCAACGTCAAGCCGGCGTTGCAACTGCTCCGCTACCGCGCCCAGGCGTGCCAAATCAGAGTGCAATTTCTCGAACTCGGTTGCCGCCGCTGCGGTCGTCGGCAGTGGACTGGGCGTGACCTCCGCTTGGCTCTTCATCGCGGCCAACCCGTCTTGAAGGCGGCGCACCTCGGCACTCAGTCCCTTGTTCTGCTCCGTCAATGTGCGCAAAGCCGCCGACTGGTGCTCAACCGGTGTCGAAGCAGCCGGCGGCGCGACCCGCGTGGGGGTCGTCGCCGGCGCGGGAACCGCGGCGGGCTTCACGGAAGGCTCACCGGGCAACGACAGGAAGGTGCTGTTGACGTAGCCTGACTGCCCGTTGGCAGTGAGCACACGTGCCCACTCGCCCTGCATTTCTTGAATCTCCACGGTGGCACCCTCGCTCAAGGTAGCAAACGGCGGAAACCCGGTGCCCGGACCGCGGCGGATGAAGACATGATCCGCGCCGGTGACAATGGCGGTATTGCCCTGCGCCCAAACCGAGGCGATCAAGACCAGGCAAAGGGCCAACACAAAACCGGAAACGGGGAACGGCAAACCGGATGCCCCGCAGCGACCCTTCGCTTCGGACTCTCCATTCCCCGGCCCCCAGTTTCTCATCTCGTCTTTCCGGTTTTCCATTTTCTTCGGGTGCGCTCCCGTGGTGAGGACGTTGCGCTTGAAAAAAATGGTCGGGGTGACTGGACTTGAACCAGCGACCTCACGGTCCCGAACCGTGCGCTCTACCAGTCTGAGCTACACCCCGTAGTCACC
The sequence above is drawn from the Candidatus Binatia bacterium genome and encodes:
- the plsY gene encoding glycerol-3-phosphate 1-O-acyltransferase PlsY, whose translation is MVAAVLIVAAYVCGSLPTGVWLGRYAGVDVRQSGSGNIGATNVARTAGGRLAILTLVGDIAKGLVPVVVARALLMEQQLIALVALAAFFGHIFSMFLRFSGGKGVATGFGVFLGLAPGAAAVAALIFAGTAVTTRYVSLASMLAAATLPVASALLGCAPPIWGAAMVVAATIILRHRDNLARLLRGVEPKFQAER
- a CDS encoding SH3 domain-containing protein, whose product is MRNWGPGNGESEAKGRCGASGLPFPVSGFVLALCLVLIASVWAQGNTAIVTGADHVFIRRGPGTGFPPFATLSEGATVEIQEMQGEWARVLTANGQSGYVNSTFLSLPGEPSVKPAAVPAPATTPTRVAPPAASTPVEHQSAALRTLTEQNKGLSAEVRRLQDGLAAMKSQAEVTPSPLPTTAAAATEFEKLHSDLARLGAVAEQLQRRLDVEASAPREHTAPLAAAPPEDASRMLVSTGILVAAIGFCVGWLLGNAYGRRQARGRRPRVRL